Proteins from a genomic interval of Amycolatopsis sp. cg13:
- a CDS encoding PaaI family thioesterase has product MDLDFARAGLAAQPFSVLLGARVEEFGDGRAVLELDVRDDLRQQNGYLHGGVLAYAADNALTFAAGTVLGPQLLTSGFSIDYLVPADGVLLRAEATVVQASRSRATCRCDLYTVDREGKSTLCAAAQGSAVVRRSATPG; this is encoded by the coding sequence ATGGACTTGGACTTCGCGCGCGCCGGACTCGCCGCACAACCGTTCAGCGTCCTGCTCGGCGCGCGAGTCGAGGAGTTCGGCGACGGCCGCGCGGTGCTGGAGCTGGATGTCCGCGACGACCTCCGGCAGCAGAACGGGTACCTCCACGGCGGCGTCCTCGCCTACGCCGCGGACAACGCGCTCACCTTCGCGGCCGGAACGGTGCTCGGCCCGCAGCTGCTCACGAGCGGCTTCTCCATCGACTACCTCGTCCCTGCCGACGGCGTGCTGCTGCGCGCGGAAGCAACGGTCGTCCAAGCGAGTCGTTCGCGAGCCACCTGCCGCTGCGATCTGTACACAGTGGACAGAGAAGGAAAGTCGACGCTGTGTGCGGCCGCGCAGGGATCCGCGGTGGTCCGGCGGTCGGCTACTCCCGGGTAA